Proteins encoded in a region of the Clostridium butyricum genome:
- the trkA gene encoding Trk system potassium transporter TrkA, translated as MMNIIIVGAGKVGYAIAKNLSTGNDNVTIIDNKMTALERINNNLDVMCVKGNCTSLKVLNEAGIEEADLLISVTNSDELNMLCSLAGKKLGAKHTVARVRNPGYDEDITLLTEAVGIDLVINPEKAAAGEISKLIKYPSVCSIDNFANGRVNMVGFDITEDTGLENKKISELGYLRGNVLFCGIERNGEMIVPKGDYIFEKDDHVYVIGEHKDIQEIFKKFGKYRRKVRSSMIIGGGRIGYYLTKIVSEAGVHCKLIENDFNKCEELAELIPNSVIINGDGLDQELLLSESLEEADSFITLTGRDEDNLIASLFAAKNGVKNIITKVTRDNYNEIAKTIGINSTINPKSVTANKIIKYVRTLKNRKKCPIENVYKICNEKAEAIEFIVKENAQYINIKIKNLNFKYDSLIATIVRENKTIIPSGDDILKPGDRVVVVTKDTNLLSLSGIFVGGGKNNEL; from the coding sequence ATGATGAATATTATTATAGTTGGTGCAGGTAAAGTAGGTTATGCAATAGCGAAAAATCTTTCTACAGGAAATGATAATGTAACTATTATAGATAATAAAATGACTGCTTTAGAGCGAATAAATAATAATTTAGATGTAATGTGCGTAAAAGGTAATTGTACAAGTTTGAAGGTGCTTAATGAAGCTGGAATAGAAGAAGCTGATCTTTTAATTTCTGTAACAAATAGTGATGAACTTAATATGCTTTGTTCACTAGCAGGGAAAAAACTTGGTGCAAAGCATACTGTTGCAAGAGTTAGAAATCCTGGATATGATGAGGATATTACACTTCTTACAGAAGCTGTAGGTATTGATCTTGTAATAAACCCTGAAAAAGCAGCAGCAGGAGAAATATCAAAATTAATAAAATATCCATCTGTATGTAGCATTGATAATTTTGCTAATGGCAGAGTAAATATGGTGGGTTTTGATATAACTGAAGATACTGGACTTGAAAATAAGAAAATTTCAGAACTTGGTTATCTAAGAGGTAATGTACTTTTTTGTGGAATCGAAAGAAATGGTGAAATGATTGTTCCTAAAGGAGATTATATCTTTGAAAAGGATGATCATGTATATGTTATTGGAGAACATAAAGATATACAGGAAATTTTCAAGAAATTCGGAAAGTATAGAAGAAAAGTTAGAAGTTCTATGATAATCGGTGGAGGTAGAATTGGATACTATCTTACTAAGATTGTTAGTGAAGCAGGTGTACATTGCAAATTAATAGAAAATGATTTTAATAAATGTGAAGAACTTGCTGAACTGATTCCTAATTCAGTAATAATAAATGGAGATGGCCTTGATCAGGAGCTTCTTTTATCTGAAAGTCTAGAAGAAGCAGACAGTTTCATTACTTTAACAGGAAGAGATGAAGATAATCTTATAGCTTCTTTATTTGCGGCTAAAAATGGTGTTAAAAATATAATTACTAAAGTAACAAGAGATAATTATAATGAAATTGCAAAGACAATAGGAATTAATTCAACAATTAATCCTAAATCAGTTACTGCAAATAAAATAATCAAGTATGTTAGAACTCTTAAAAATAGAAAGAAATGTCCAATCGAAAATGTATATAAAATATGTAATGAAAAAGCAGAAGCGATAGAGTTTATTGTAAAAGAAAATGCACAATACATAAATATAAAAATTAAAAATCTTAACTTTAAGTATGATAGCTTAATTGCAACAATTGTACGTGAAAATAAAACAATCATACCTAGTGGAGATGATATTTTAAAACCAGGAGATAGAGTTGTTGTTGTAACAAAAGATACAAATCTTTTAAGCCTTAGCGGTATATTTGTCGGAGGAGGCAAGAATAATGAATTATAA
- a CDS encoding TrkH family potassium uptake protein translates to MNYKAVLSILGNVVKYMVALLFVPLLIALYYGEGDAKSFLLTILIGAPIGFILSNIKAEKKAIYAKEGFLIVGFAWIIISAIGALPFVISGAIPSFIDAFFETVSGFTTTGATILTAIEGIPKGILFWRSFTHWIGGMGFLIFMLALIPSLGSNSIHLLKAESPGPSPGKIVPKIKETAKILYLIYFALTLIEGILLMCAGMNLYDAVIHAMGTAGTGGFSNMNASIAAFNSPAIEWIITIFMLIFGINFALYFQILKGNFKGFFKNEELRYYLLIIVSAFILITVNIISLNGGDIILSIRQSAFQVSSIVTSTGFATVDFNFWPTLSKLIIVMLMFVGAMAGSTGGGIKTVRIVIMLKAIKREINKIIHPKRVNSVKIDGKTVDEDIIHGVFLFIGAYIIISLIAIFIISFDNFDVVTTVTSVITTMSNIGPGLEVVGPAGNFAAFSPLSKLVLSFCMLAGRLEIYPMLIMFSPSIWRKNH, encoded by the coding sequence ATGAATTATAAAGCAGTACTGAGTATTCTTGGCAATGTAGTCAAATATATGGTTGCACTTTTATTTGTACCATTATTAATAGCTTTATATTATGGTGAAGGTGATGCAAAATCATTTTTGTTAACTATTCTTATAGGAGCACCAATAGGTTTCATATTAAGTAATATCAAAGCAGAAAAGAAAGCTATTTATGCAAAAGAAGGATTTCTTATTGTTGGATTTGCATGGATAATAATATCTGCTATTGGTGCACTTCCATTTGTGATAAGTGGTGCAATACCTAGTTTTATAGATGCATTTTTTGAAACAGTTTCAGGTTTTACAACAACTGGAGCAACAATATTAACAGCTATAGAGGGTATTCCAAAAGGTATATTGTTCTGGAGAAGTTTTACTCACTGGATAGGAGGAATGGGATTTCTTATTTTTATGCTTGCGCTTATTCCATCTCTTGGAAGTAATTCAATCCATCTTCTTAAAGCTGAAAGTCCAGGACCATCACCAGGTAAAATAGTTCCTAAAATAAAAGAAACAGCAAAGATATTATATTTAATATATTTTGCACTAACTTTAATTGAAGGAATTCTTCTTATGTGTGCAGGGATGAATTTGTATGATGCTGTTATACATGCAATGGGAACAGCAGGTACCGGTGGATTTTCAAATATGAATGCAAGTATTGCTGCATTTAATAGTCCTGCAATAGAATGGATAATAACAATATTTATGCTTATATTTGGTATTAATTTTGCATTATATTTTCAGATTTTAAAAGGTAATTTTAAAGGATTTTTTAAGAATGAGGAATTAAGGTATTATTTATTAATTATTGTAAGTGCATTTATATTAATAACTGTAAATATAATAAGTTTAAATGGTGGAGATATTATACTTTCAATAAGGCAGTCTGCTTTTCAAGTCTCATCAATAGTAACATCTACTGGATTTGCTACAGTAGATTTTAATTTCTGGCCTACTTTAAGTAAGCTGATAATAGTAATGCTTATGTTTGTGGGAGCTATGGCAGGATCAACTGGAGGCGGAATTAAGACTGTAAGAATTGTAATAATGCTTAAAGCTATTAAAAGAGAGATTAATAAGATAATACATCCAAAGAGAGTAAACAGTGTAAAAATAGATGGAAAAACTGTAGATGAAGACATAATACATGGAGTGTTTTTATTTATTGGTGCGTACATAATAATAAGTCTTATAGCTATTTTTATAATATCTTTTGACAATTTTGATGTTGTTACAACTGTAACATCAGTAATAACAACTATGAGTAATATAGGTCCAGGTCTTGAAGTTGTAGGGCCAGCAGGGAATTTTGCAGCTTTTTCACCACTTAGTAAATTAGTACTTTCTTTCTGTATGCTTGCAGGAAGGCTTGAAATATATCCAATGTTAATTATGTTCAGTCCTTCAATATGGAGAAAGAATCACTAA
- a CDS encoding serine/threonine protein kinase yields MRYILDIKECEFLGKGHEGSVYLTPEGYALKIFLKKKKAKEEVSILELVKTSKFFPKVIFIAGNMILREYVDGVTLFEHLKKNGISYKLSCEIIDLIEDFKKMKFKRLNIRNAHIFVDKNENIKVIDPRKIFTKNTPYPKDIIKILVNLNIFDDFLKNVAQYRSDLLQYYVDAYNYYVYMSKKSMHIDMHAEIC; encoded by the coding sequence ATGAGATACATCTTAGATATAAAAGAATGTGAATTTTTAGGCAAAGGCCATGAAGGTTCTGTTTATTTAACTCCTGAAGGCTATGCGCTTAAAATCTTCCTCAAAAAGAAAAAAGCTAAAGAAGAAGTATCAATATTAGAGCTGGTTAAAACAAGTAAATTTTTTCCTAAAGTAATTTTTATCGCTGGCAATATGATTCTTAGAGAATATGTTGATGGCGTTACATTATTTGAACATTTGAAAAAAAATGGTATTTCTTACAAACTTTCTTGTGAAATAATCGATCTTATAGAAGATTTTAAGAAAATGAAATTCAAAAGATTAAATATCAGAAATGCACATATTTTCGTAGATAAAAATGAAAATATAAAAGTGATTGACCCAAGAAAAATCTTTACTAAAAATACACCTTATCCCAAAGACATTATAAAAATCCTTGTTAATTTAAATATATTTGATGATTTTTTAAAAAATGTTGCTCAGTATAGATCTGATCTTCTTCAATATTATGTAGATGCATACAATTACTATGTATATATGTCTAAAAAAAGCATGCACATTGATATGCATGCTGAAATATGCTAG